One genomic window of Salvia miltiorrhiza cultivar Shanhuang (shh) chromosome 4, IMPLAD_Smil_shh, whole genome shotgun sequence includes the following:
- the LOC131022422 gene encoding uncharacterized protein LOC131022422, producing the protein MAVEMIYGGHEESYGLLPGYLHMLRMCNPGSLTDLEVDENDRLKHLFVALGSCRVAYTMCMRPIIVVDGTHLKGRNKGVLFVAVTKDGNEQMFPMAFGIGPIENDESWKWFLYQLKMAYGQNSETLIVSDAHISIQNVVKEVYPHAAHGLCYYHLLNKITRYGKAAVAFYQKAAYAYRESDFDKAMASLKALNKDGGAYTKLMQVAPERWARSKCPARRYSFLTSNVAESFNSRLLWARRLPICSMVEAICHIIEKWFDERQEAAKTFSADVTPEALRKLTAELERSRRYEVVAMSPSTFKVKYSNMSFKVNVQTQSCTCFEWDMNLLPCSHAVAAIRHLGDDLYKHVGDYYQSAKLREAYSYRVNSVPPHASWIVPTDVASIYVLPPLWKR; encoded by the exons ATGGCGGTAGAGATGATATACGGCGGACACGAAGAATCTTATGGATTGTTACCAGGCTATCTTCACATGTTGCGGATGTGCAATCCGGGATCGTTGACCGACTTGGAAGTTGATGAGAATGATCGGTTGAAGCATCTCTTCGTAGCACTTGGTTCTTGCAGAGTCGCGTACACTATGTGCATGAGGCCAATAATTGTTGTTgacggcacacacttgaagggccGCAATAAAGGTGTTTTGTTTGTTGCCGTCACAAAGGACGGCAACGAACAAATGTTTCCGATGGCTTTTGGGATTGGTCCAATCGAGAATGATGAATCGTGGAAGTGGTTTTTGTATCAGTTGAAGATGGCTTATGGTCAGAATTCTGAGACGTTGATTGTTTCCGATGCCCATATTAGTATACAGAATGTGGTTAAGGAAGTTTATCCACACGCTGCACACGGCTTATGCTACTACCATTTGTTGAATAAAATTACTCGGTATGGCAAGGCAGCCGTTGCTTTCTACCAAAAGGCGGCTTATGCATATCGAGAGAGTGATTTTGACAAGGCAATGGCAAGCTTAAAGGCATTAAACAAAGACGGGGGAGCATATACCAAACTTATGCAGGTTGCTCCTGAGAGATGGGCTAGATCTAAGTGTCCTGCTCGTCGTTATAGTTTTCTAACCTCAAATGTTGCTGAATCTTTCAATTCTCGATTACTGTGGGCAAGACGTCTACCTATATGCTCTATGGTTGAGGCGATCTGTCATATCATAGAAAAATGGTTTGATGAAAGACAGGAAGCTGCAAAGACGTTTTCTGCAGATGTTACACCAGAGGCTCTACGAAAGCTGACTGCTGAATTGGAGAGGTCGCGGAGATATGAGGTGGTTGCCATGTCTCCATCTACTTTCAAAGTAAAATATTCAAACATGTCATTCAAAGTGAATGTACAAACGCAGTCATGTACGTGCTTCGAATGGGACATGAACCTGCTACCGTGCTCGCATGCTGTTGCAGCTATAAG GCATTTAGGCGATGACTTATATAAGCATGTTGGAGACTATTATCAATCAGCAAAGCTACGAGAGGCATACTCGTATCGGGTAAACTCTGTCCCGCCACATGCTTCATGGATAGTCCCTACAGATGTTGCAAGTATTTATGTTTTACCTCCACTATGGAAGCGATAG
- the LOC131022424 gene encoding phosphatidylinositol 4-phosphate 5-kinase 6-like isoform X1, translating into MNNGLNGIVKVWEAKLKKSRGAAKKSIFSAMSVAHVDDEEEEAAEEVEKEFSNEDTYSGQWSDKWPHGRGRCTWADGCSYEGEWRRGWMMGRGKFTWASGAAYEGGFKNGYMDGDGVFQGSTNERYSGTWQSSLRHGKGVCEYANGDKYEGHWRRGLPDGKGKYSWINGNQYVGHWRRGRMNGNGTMVWANGNRYDGGWEAGLPRGNGTFRWADGSCYVGVWSKDQSEQSGTYYPSSSHSGSFEWDPQEVYLENLSDCRIHPGEEMGEYPCQKAVSWPCDGEELRSVVVDGIGVGGGSEYSFDGSNACSFESSRDLGELDMDVSRGGSAGGGRPHIIIKPTKKQGNTISKGHKNYELMLNLQLGIRHAVGRPAPSTTLDLKASAFDPREKVWTRFPPSGSKHTPPHQSCDFRWKDYCPLVFRALRKLFKVDPADYMISICGNDALRELSSPGKSGSFFYLTNDDRYMIKTMKKSEAKQVLIRMLSAYYKHVRAFENTLVTKFYGLHCVKLTGAAQKKVRFVIMGNLFCTEYAIHRRFDLKGSSHGRLTDKPESEIEPTTTLKDLDLNFIFRLHKSWFRDFCSQVDKDCDFLEQERIMDYSLLVGIHFRDMSNAGEPLNMGARTPLGNGSPDLSRSTSVKLGANIPARAELTVRKNNGEAQLVGEPTGEYYEVILVFGIIDILQDYDISKKLEHAYKSFQYDPTSISAVDPKQYSKRFRDFIFRVFTEDG; encoded by the exons ATGAACAACGGCTTGAATGGCATTGTGAAAGTGTGGGAAGCGAAATTGAAGAAATCTCGAGGCGCGGCGAAGAAGAGCATATTCTCAGCTATGTCAGTTGCCCACGTGGACGacgaggaggaggaggcggcggaggaggtGGAGAAGGAGTTCTCGAACGAGGACACCTACTCGGGGCAGTGGTCCGACAAGTGGCCCCACGGGCGGGGCCGGTGCACGTGGGCGGACGGGTGCAGCTACGAGGGCGAGTGGCGCCGTGGTTGGATGATGGGGCGGGGCAAGTTCACGTGGGCCTCGGGGGCCGCCTACGAGGGCGGGTTCAAGAATGGGTACATGGATGGGGACGGCGTGTTCCAGGGCTCGACCAACGAGAGGTATAGCGGGACTTGGCAGTCGAGCCTCAGGCACGGGAAGGGCGTGTGTGAGTACGCAAACGGGGACAAGTACGAGGGTCATTGGAGGCGGGGCTTGCCCGATGGCAAGGGGAAATATAGCTGGATTAATGGGAACCAGTACGTGGGGCATTGGAGGCGGGGGCGGATGAATGGGAACGGGACGATGGTGTGGGCGAACGGGAACCGGTACGATGGCGGGTGGGAGGCCGGGTTGCCCCGGGGGAACGGGACGTTTAGGTGGGCCGATGGGAGCTGCTATGTGGGGGTGTGGAGTAAGGATCAGAGTGAGCAGAGTGGGACCTATTATCCGTCGAGCTCGCACTCGGGGAGCTTCGAGTGGGACCCACAGGAGGTGTATTTGGAGAATTTGAGTGATTGTAGGATCCATCCTGGTGAGGAGATGGGGGAGTACCCTTGCCAGAAGGCTGTGAGTTGGCCTTGTGATGGGGAGGAGTTGAGATCGGTGGTGGTGGATGGGATTGGAGTTGGGGGGGGCTCCGAGTATAGTTTTGATGGGAGCAATGCTTGCAGCTTTGAGTCGAGTAGGGATTTGGGGGAGCTGGATATGGACGTGTCTAGGGGGGGCTCGGCCGGCGGCGGCAGACCCCATATCATTATCAAGCCAACCAAGAAGCAGGGGAACACCATCTCTAAAGGCCACAAGAATTATGAGCTCATGCTCAATTTGCAACTAGGAATAAG GCACGCGGTGGGGAGACCGGCTCCATCGACAACCCTTGACCTAAAAGCATCGGCTTTCGATCCGAGGGAGAAAGTGTGGACGAGATTTCCTCCATCGGGATCGAAACACACTCCGCCCCACCAATCGTGTGATTTCAGATGGAAGGATTACTGCCCATTGGTTTTCCGGGCGCTCAGAAAACTGTTCAAGGTGGATCCAGCTGATTACATGATATCCATATGCGGAAACGACGCCCTTCGGGAGCTCTCCTCGCCCGGGAAAAGTGGAAGCTTCTTCTACTTGACCAACGACGACAGATACATGATCAAGACCATGAAGAAGTCCGAGGCCAAA caggtgctcATCAGAATGCTTTCGGCTTACTATAAGCACGTCCGGGCCTTCGAAAACACCCTCGTCACCAAATTTTACGGCCTTCACTGCGTCAAGTTGACGGGTGCTGCACAGAAGAAG GTGCGGTTTGTGATAATGGGAAATTTGTTTTGTACGGAATATGCGATCCACAGACGTTTCGACTTGAAAGGCTCCTCCCATGGCCGCTTAACTGACAAGCCGGAATCGGAGATCGAACCGACGACGACACTCAAGGATCTCGACTTGAATTTCATATTCCGTTTGCACAAATCTTGGTTTCGAGATTTTTGCAG TCAAGTAGACAAAGACTGTGACTTTCTTGAACAAGAGAGAATCATGGATTACAGTCTTCTTGTTGGGATTCACTTCAGAGATATGTCGAATGCTGGGGAGCCACTAAATATGGGGGCTCGAACGCCTCTTGGTAACGGATCGCCGGATCTTAGCCG GTCGACATCGGTCAAACTAGGCGCCAACATCCCTGCACGGGCGGAGCTAACGGTAAGAAAAAACAACGGGGAGGCGCAGCTGGTGGGGGAGCCGACGGGGGAGTACTACGAGGTGATCCTGGTGTTCGGCATCATCGACATACTTCAAGATTACGACATCAGCAAGAAGCTCGAGCACGCTTACAAGTCGTTCCAGTACGACCCCACCTCCATCTCCGCCGTCGATCCCAAGCAGTACTCCAAGCGATTCAGAGATTTCATATTTAGAGTTTTCACAGAAGATGGTTGA
- the LOC131022424 gene encoding phosphatidylinositol 4-phosphate 5-kinase 6-like isoform X2 gives MNNGLNGIVKVWEAKLKKSRGAAKKSIFSAMSVAHVDDEEEEAAEEVEKEFSNEDTYSGQWSDKWPHGRGRCTWADGCSYEGEWRRGWMMGRGKFTWASGAAYEGGFKNGYMDGDGVFQGSTNERYSGTWQSSLRHGKGVCEYANGDKYEGHWRRGLPDGKGKYSWINGNQYVGHWRRGRMNGNGTMVWANGNRYDGGWEAGLPRGNGTFRWADGSCYVGVWSKDQSEQSGTYYPSSSHSGSFEWDPQEVYLENLSDCRIHPGEEMGEYPCQKAVSWPCDGEELRSVVVDGIGVGGGSEYSFDGSNACSFESSRDLGELDMDVSRGGSAGGGRPHIIIKPTKKQGNTISKGHKNYELMLNLQLGIRHAVGRPAPSTTLDLKASAFDPREKVWTRFPPSGSKHTPPHQSCDFRWKDYCPLVFRALRKLFKVDPADYMISICGNDALRELSSPGKSGSFFYLTNDDRYMIKTMKKSEAKVLIRMLSAYYKHVRAFENTLVTKFYGLHCVKLTGAAQKKVRFVIMGNLFCTEYAIHRRFDLKGSSHGRLTDKPESEIEPTTTLKDLDLNFIFRLHKSWFRDFCSQVDKDCDFLEQERIMDYSLLVGIHFRDMSNAGEPLNMGARTPLGNGSPDLSRSTSVKLGANIPARAELTVRKNNGEAQLVGEPTGEYYEVILVFGIIDILQDYDISKKLEHAYKSFQYDPTSISAVDPKQYSKRFRDFIFRVFTEDG, from the exons ATGAACAACGGCTTGAATGGCATTGTGAAAGTGTGGGAAGCGAAATTGAAGAAATCTCGAGGCGCGGCGAAGAAGAGCATATTCTCAGCTATGTCAGTTGCCCACGTGGACGacgaggaggaggaggcggcggaggaggtGGAGAAGGAGTTCTCGAACGAGGACACCTACTCGGGGCAGTGGTCCGACAAGTGGCCCCACGGGCGGGGCCGGTGCACGTGGGCGGACGGGTGCAGCTACGAGGGCGAGTGGCGCCGTGGTTGGATGATGGGGCGGGGCAAGTTCACGTGGGCCTCGGGGGCCGCCTACGAGGGCGGGTTCAAGAATGGGTACATGGATGGGGACGGCGTGTTCCAGGGCTCGACCAACGAGAGGTATAGCGGGACTTGGCAGTCGAGCCTCAGGCACGGGAAGGGCGTGTGTGAGTACGCAAACGGGGACAAGTACGAGGGTCATTGGAGGCGGGGCTTGCCCGATGGCAAGGGGAAATATAGCTGGATTAATGGGAACCAGTACGTGGGGCATTGGAGGCGGGGGCGGATGAATGGGAACGGGACGATGGTGTGGGCGAACGGGAACCGGTACGATGGCGGGTGGGAGGCCGGGTTGCCCCGGGGGAACGGGACGTTTAGGTGGGCCGATGGGAGCTGCTATGTGGGGGTGTGGAGTAAGGATCAGAGTGAGCAGAGTGGGACCTATTATCCGTCGAGCTCGCACTCGGGGAGCTTCGAGTGGGACCCACAGGAGGTGTATTTGGAGAATTTGAGTGATTGTAGGATCCATCCTGGTGAGGAGATGGGGGAGTACCCTTGCCAGAAGGCTGTGAGTTGGCCTTGTGATGGGGAGGAGTTGAGATCGGTGGTGGTGGATGGGATTGGAGTTGGGGGGGGCTCCGAGTATAGTTTTGATGGGAGCAATGCTTGCAGCTTTGAGTCGAGTAGGGATTTGGGGGAGCTGGATATGGACGTGTCTAGGGGGGGCTCGGCCGGCGGCGGCAGACCCCATATCATTATCAAGCCAACCAAGAAGCAGGGGAACACCATCTCTAAAGGCCACAAGAATTATGAGCTCATGCTCAATTTGCAACTAGGAATAAG GCACGCGGTGGGGAGACCGGCTCCATCGACAACCCTTGACCTAAAAGCATCGGCTTTCGATCCGAGGGAGAAAGTGTGGACGAGATTTCCTCCATCGGGATCGAAACACACTCCGCCCCACCAATCGTGTGATTTCAGATGGAAGGATTACTGCCCATTGGTTTTCCGGGCGCTCAGAAAACTGTTCAAGGTGGATCCAGCTGATTACATGATATCCATATGCGGAAACGACGCCCTTCGGGAGCTCTCCTCGCCCGGGAAAAGTGGAAGCTTCTTCTACTTGACCAACGACGACAGATACATGATCAAGACCATGAAGAAGTCCGAGGCCAAA gtgctcATCAGAATGCTTTCGGCTTACTATAAGCACGTCCGGGCCTTCGAAAACACCCTCGTCACCAAATTTTACGGCCTTCACTGCGTCAAGTTGACGGGTGCTGCACAGAAGAAG GTGCGGTTTGTGATAATGGGAAATTTGTTTTGTACGGAATATGCGATCCACAGACGTTTCGACTTGAAAGGCTCCTCCCATGGCCGCTTAACTGACAAGCCGGAATCGGAGATCGAACCGACGACGACACTCAAGGATCTCGACTTGAATTTCATATTCCGTTTGCACAAATCTTGGTTTCGAGATTTTTGCAG TCAAGTAGACAAAGACTGTGACTTTCTTGAACAAGAGAGAATCATGGATTACAGTCTTCTTGTTGGGATTCACTTCAGAGATATGTCGAATGCTGGGGAGCCACTAAATATGGGGGCTCGAACGCCTCTTGGTAACGGATCGCCGGATCTTAGCCG GTCGACATCGGTCAAACTAGGCGCCAACATCCCTGCACGGGCGGAGCTAACGGTAAGAAAAAACAACGGGGAGGCGCAGCTGGTGGGGGAGCCGACGGGGGAGTACTACGAGGTGATCCTGGTGTTCGGCATCATCGACATACTTCAAGATTACGACATCAGCAAGAAGCTCGAGCACGCTTACAAGTCGTTCCAGTACGACCCCACCTCCATCTCCGCCGTCGATCCCAAGCAGTACTCCAAGCGATTCAGAGATTTCATATTTAGAGTTTTCACAGAAGATGGTTGA
- the LOC131022426 gene encoding putative F-box/LRR-repeat protein At3g28410 isoform X2 gives MEAFGESSFLKSKMLKANQKMVDKISKLPDDIIAHILSLFPTTEAAATSVVSHRWIELWKYTSKLTFKGGADHKFANKIGFVELNEKTINGLKLDMHERERNINRVNSALKSHKALSLKEFKINFFLSKAEQQVVREWVEFAFARGVEKLELNLGWHERLAQSAGVVLDVEMIKSVADFKSSLKVLCVRCIEASGDAIEMLLRHCKLLERLVLVRVRRRSDVEIIGPSLKHLDMRSRCVREYYFPEYAAEYNIKVCAPNLTWLTIDQNSKRVWLDYVPNLVNMNFYCRFPFGDTMHHFAKAAAQLQTLIIHLYKPLATFSPPQMPKLKKLVVYYRTASTRVSLPVTRFLCAAPNLEDFKLEISEAYMGSRPPGVFEVPKVGSRCPCGCFPHRHLKLFLLSGYFGVSKMSNLDYSNFEVSLDLVRYIVENCVVLEEIVIGHCDRVGLVKDIVDYDDESLSEIIVEPQLSYCGHVATPEQQQAFEKIMQMQHIPRHIKLRLVFEIEPPISLKH, from the exons ATGGAAGCATTTGGCGAAAGCAGCTTTTTGAAATCAAAAA TGTTAAAAGCCAACCAAAAGATGG TTGATAAGATAAGCAAGTTGCCTGATGATATCATCGCACACATATTGTCTTTGTTCCCGACGACGGAAGCGGCGGCGACAAGCGTTGTTTCTCATCGATGGATAGAGCTGTGGAAATACACATCTAAGCTCACATTCAAAGGTGGAGCCGACCACAAATTCGCAAACAAGATTGGATTTGTGGAATTGAATGAGAAGACCATAAATGGATTGAAACTAGATATGCATGAAAGGGAGAGAAATATAAATCGGGTAAACTCAGCTCTGAAATCGCACAAAGCCCTCTCTTTAAAGGAATTCAAAATCAATTTCTTTTTAAGTAAAGCAGAGCAGCAGGTTGTGAGGGAGTGGGTTGAATTTGCGTTTGCGAGGGGAGTTGAGAAGCTGGAGCTGAACTTGGGTTGGCATGAAAGGCTTGCGCAGAGCGCTGGTGTTGTGCTTGACGTAGAGATGATTAAGAGCGTTGCTGATTTCAAATCATCCCTCAAAGTGTTGTGTGTGAGATGTATTGAAGCAAGTGGCGATGCTATAGAGATGTTGCTACGCCATTGCAAGTTGTTGGAGAGATTGGTCCTTGTGCGGGTTAGGAGAAG ATCTGACGTGGAGATTATTGGGCCATCGTTGAAGCACTTGGACATGCGTTCACGATGCGTCAGGGAATATTATTTCCCTGAATATGCTGCAGAATACAACATAAAAGTTTGTGCTCCAAATCTTACTTGGCTTACCATTGACCAAAATTCAAAAAGGGTGTGGCTTGATTATGTCCCAAATCTTGTCAACATGAATTTCTACTGTAGATTTCCGTTTGGGGATACAATGCACCATTTTGCAAAGGCAGCTGCGCAACTCCAAACTCTCATCATTCACTTATATAAACCCCTG GCTACGTTTTCCCCCCCTCAAATGCCTAAATTGAAGAAGTTGGTTGTCTATTACCGTACTGCATCTACACGTGTTTCTTTACCAGTGACTCGTTTTTTATGTGCGGCGCCTAATCTTGAAGATTTCAAACTAGAG ATTAGTGAGGCTTATATGGGATCAAGACCACCAGGTGTTTTTGAAGTTCCAAAAGTTGGTAGTAGATGCCCCTGTGGATGTTTTCCACATCGGCATCTTAAGCTTTTTTTGTTATCCGGGTATTTTGGAGTGAGCAAAATGAGCAACTTGGATTATAGTAATTTTGAAGTGAGCTTGGATTTGGTGAGATACATAGTGGAAAATTGTGTTGTGCTTGAAGAAATAGTTATCGGACATTGTGATCGTGTTGGATTGGTGAAGGATATTGTGGATTATGATGATGAATCCCTTAGTGAGATCATCGTCGAACCTCAATTGTCTTATTGTGGCCATGTGGCTACACCTGAGCAACAACAGGCTTTTGAAAAAATCATGCAGATGCAGCATATACCGCGACACATTAAATTACGTCTTGTTTTTGAGATTGAACCACCTATAAGTTTGAAGCATTAA
- the LOC131022426 gene encoding putative F-box/LRR-repeat protein At3g28410 isoform X1 — MEAFGESSFLKSKKRVMDVNRSVSACTRVDKISKLPDDIIAHILSLFPTTEAAATSVVSHRWIELWKYTSKLTFKGGADHKFANKIGFVELNEKTINGLKLDMHERERNINRVNSALKSHKALSLKEFKINFFLSKAEQQVVREWVEFAFARGVEKLELNLGWHERLAQSAGVVLDVEMIKSVADFKSSLKVLCVRCIEASGDAIEMLLRHCKLLERLVLVRVRRRSDVEIIGPSLKHLDMRSRCVREYYFPEYAAEYNIKVCAPNLTWLTIDQNSKRVWLDYVPNLVNMNFYCRFPFGDTMHHFAKAAAQLQTLIIHLYKPLATFSPPQMPKLKKLVVYYRTASTRVSLPVTRFLCAAPNLEDFKLEISEAYMGSRPPGVFEVPKVGSRCPCGCFPHRHLKLFLLSGYFGVSKMSNLDYSNFEVSLDLVRYIVENCVVLEEIVIGHCDRVGLVKDIVDYDDESLSEIIVEPQLSYCGHVATPEQQQAFEKIMQMQHIPRHIKLRLVFEIEPPISLKH, encoded by the exons ATGGAAGCATTTGGCGAAAGCAGCTTTTTGAAATCAAAAA AGCGTGTGATGGATGTAAATCGCTCTGTTTCTGCTTGTACGAGAGTTGATAAGATAAGCAAGTTGCCTGATGATATCATCGCACACATATTGTCTTTGTTCCCGACGACGGAAGCGGCGGCGACAAGCGTTGTTTCTCATCGATGGATAGAGCTGTGGAAATACACATCTAAGCTCACATTCAAAGGTGGAGCCGACCACAAATTCGCAAACAAGATTGGATTTGTGGAATTGAATGAGAAGACCATAAATGGATTGAAACTAGATATGCATGAAAGGGAGAGAAATATAAATCGGGTAAACTCAGCTCTGAAATCGCACAAAGCCCTCTCTTTAAAGGAATTCAAAATCAATTTCTTTTTAAGTAAAGCAGAGCAGCAGGTTGTGAGGGAGTGGGTTGAATTTGCGTTTGCGAGGGGAGTTGAGAAGCTGGAGCTGAACTTGGGTTGGCATGAAAGGCTTGCGCAGAGCGCTGGTGTTGTGCTTGACGTAGAGATGATTAAGAGCGTTGCTGATTTCAAATCATCCCTCAAAGTGTTGTGTGTGAGATGTATTGAAGCAAGTGGCGATGCTATAGAGATGTTGCTACGCCATTGCAAGTTGTTGGAGAGATTGGTCCTTGTGCGGGTTAGGAGAAG ATCTGACGTGGAGATTATTGGGCCATCGTTGAAGCACTTGGACATGCGTTCACGATGCGTCAGGGAATATTATTTCCCTGAATATGCTGCAGAATACAACATAAAAGTTTGTGCTCCAAATCTTACTTGGCTTACCATTGACCAAAATTCAAAAAGGGTGTGGCTTGATTATGTCCCAAATCTTGTCAACATGAATTTCTACTGTAGATTTCCGTTTGGGGATACAATGCACCATTTTGCAAAGGCAGCTGCGCAACTCCAAACTCTCATCATTCACTTATATAAACCCCTG GCTACGTTTTCCCCCCCTCAAATGCCTAAATTGAAGAAGTTGGTTGTCTATTACCGTACTGCATCTACACGTGTTTCTTTACCAGTGACTCGTTTTTTATGTGCGGCGCCTAATCTTGAAGATTTCAAACTAGAG ATTAGTGAGGCTTATATGGGATCAAGACCACCAGGTGTTTTTGAAGTTCCAAAAGTTGGTAGTAGATGCCCCTGTGGATGTTTTCCACATCGGCATCTTAAGCTTTTTTTGTTATCCGGGTATTTTGGAGTGAGCAAAATGAGCAACTTGGATTATAGTAATTTTGAAGTGAGCTTGGATTTGGTGAGATACATAGTGGAAAATTGTGTTGTGCTTGAAGAAATAGTTATCGGACATTGTGATCGTGTTGGATTGGTGAAGGATATTGTGGATTATGATGATGAATCCCTTAGTGAGATCATCGTCGAACCTCAATTGTCTTATTGTGGCCATGTGGCTACACCTGAGCAACAACAGGCTTTTGAAAAAATCATGCAGATGCAGCATATACCGCGACACATTAAATTACGTCTTGTTTTTGAGATTGAACCACCTATAAGTTTGAAGCATTAA